A single region of the Marinobacter salinisoli genome encodes:
- a CDS encoding DUF1653 domain-containing protein: MNDHKPRLEPGRYRHYKGKDYQVIDLARHSETEEWMVVYRCLYGDFSLWVRPLAMFRETVELAGEQVPRFARVGDA; this comes from the coding sequence ATGAACGACCACAAACCCCGGCTGGAGCCGGGACGCTACCGTCACTACAAGGGAAAGGATTACCAGGTAATTGACCTGGCCCGGCACAGCGAAACTGAGGAGTGGATGGTGGTTTACCGCTGTTTGTACGGTGACTTCAGCCTGTGGGTTCGCCCGCTGGCGATGTTTCGCGAAACCGTGGAACTGGCCGGCGAGCAGGTACCCCGGTTTGCCCGGGTCGGAGATGCCTGA